A single genomic interval of Camelina sativa cultivar DH55 chromosome 11, Cs, whole genome shotgun sequence harbors:
- the LOC104724199 gene encoding ribulose bisphosphate carboxylase small chain F1, chloroplastic, with product MASSMLSSAAVVTTPAQATMVAPFTGLKSSAAFPVTRKANNDITSIASNGGRVSCMKVWPPIGKKKFETLSYLPDLTDVELGKEVDYLLRNKWIPCVEFELEHGFVYREHGSTPGYYDGRYWTMWKLPLFGCTDSAQVLKEVEECKKEYPNAFIRIIGFDNNRQVQCISFIAYKPPSFTGA from the exons ATGGCTTCCTCTATGCTCTCCTCCGCTGCTGTGGTTACCACCCCAGCTCAAGCCACCATGGTCGCTCCATTCACCGGCTTGAAGTCATCCGCTGCTTTCCCCGTCACCCGCAAGGCCAACAACGACATTACTTCCATCGCAAGCAACGGCGGAAGAGTTAGCTGCATGAAG GTGTGGCCACCAATTggaaagaagaagtttgagactCTATCTTACCTTCCTGACCTTACCGATGTCGAATTGGGTAAGGAAGTTGACTACCTTCTCCGCAACAAGTGGATTCCTTGTGTTGAATTCGAGTTGGAG CACGGATTTGTGTACCGTGAGCACGGAAGCACACCCGGATACTACGATGGACGGTACTGGACAATGTGGAAGCTTCCATTGTTCGGATGCACTGACTCCGCTCAAGTGTTGAAGGAAGTGGAAGAGTGCAAGAAGGAGTACCCTAACGCCTTCATTAGGATCATCGGATTCGACAACAACCGTCAAGTACAATGCATCAGTTTCATCGCCTACAAGCCCCCAAGCTTCACCGGTGCTTAA